A single Denticeps clupeoides chromosome 7, fDenClu1.1, whole genome shotgun sequence DNA region contains:
- the LOC114793501 gene encoding protein MTSS 1-like isoform X6, with product MCMRHRSIEAKLRQVSGAFSDCLVNPLQDQVEEWKRGAQLLDKDHAKEYKRARQEIKKKSSDTLRLQKKAKKGRGDIQPQLNCAMQDVSDKYLLLEETEKLAVRKALIEERARFCSFVSMLRPVVDEEISMLGEITHLQTISDDLKSLTLDPHKLPPASEQVIHDLKGSEYTWTHRTPPSSPNTTMSRKSSVCSSMNSVNSTDSRSSGSHSHSPSPHYRYRSSTLPQQAPPRLSSISSHDSGFISQDAFQSKSPSPMPPEAAPPLSNGFEHYGLCESLSMAGLGIRGVLPSFPNPSSSSSSSCSSSSTLCSWSRPNSALLPDYPHFCTLGQGMFPSSKVPTWKDWARPGPYDQPMVNTLRRKKEKETTGLGSGPERTTPASRPADYGPRGGENGAKQQQRPVDCIQTHEDLATALSRGLQLNSHAPLSSRASQHGSSGYSTQTTTPSCSEDTIPSQGTEPPDCCSPPLTPMHMSDHDYFSVGGDQEGDQQDFDKSSTIPRNSDIGQSYRRMFQTKRPASTAGVPLVTGPVIITPGVATIRRTPSTKPSVRRATIGGGPIPIRTPVIPAKMPAAPDARGLRPSGEEAEDELPSPDSPSLADGERLGLLPVASWSGQASTNPPVLPGRGSEALPGGLDPSEAQSDTMLLAIRRGVKLKRTLTNDRSAPRVPDPAGPAVF from the exons ATGTGCATGAGGCACCGCAGTATAGAGGCGAAGCTGAGGCAGGTCTCGGG GGCCTTCAGCGACTGCCTCGTCAACCCTCTGCAGGACCAAGTGGAGGAGTGGAAGAGAGGCGCGCAGCTGCTGGACAAAGACCACGCCAAAG AGTACAAGCGGGCTCGTCAAGAGATCAAGAAGAAATCTTCAGACACGCTGAGGCTGCAGAAGAAGGCCAAGAAAG GACGGGGTGACATCCAGCCACAGCTGAACTGCGCCATGCAGGATGTAAGCGACAAGTACCTTCTGCTGGAGGAGACGGAGAAACTGGCCGTCAGGAAGGCCTTGATTGAGGAGAGAGCACGGTTCTGCAGTTTCGTGTCCATGCTGCGGCCTGTGGTG GACGAGGAGATCTCAATGCTGGGAGAAATCACACACCTGCAGACCATCTCCGATGACCTGAAATCGTTGACTCTGGACCCCCATAAACTCCCCCCTGCCAGTGAGCAG GTCATACATGATCTAAAAGGCTCAGAATACACCTGGACCCACCGGACGCCTCCATCCTCCCCGAACACCACCATGTCCAGAAAGTCCAGCGTGTGCAG CAGCATGAACAGCGTGAACAGTACAGACTCTCGCTCCAGCGGCTCGCACTCCCATTCGCCGTCACCGCACTACCGGTACCGCAGCTCCACCCTCCCCCagcaggccccgccccgcctcTCCAGCATCTCCTCACATGACTCAGGCTTCATCTCCCAAGACGCCTTTCAGTCCAAGTCACCGTCCCCCATGCCCCCAGAGGCGGCCCCACCG CTGTCAAATGGGTTCGAGCACTACGGCCTATGTGAATCTTTGAGCATGGCAGGCTTGGGGATCAGGGGGGTCTTGCCCTCATTCCCTAAtccttcatcctcctcatcctcatcctgcTCGTCCTCCTCCACCCTGTGCTCCTGGTCCCGCCCCAACTCTGCCCTGCTCCCCGACTACCCCCACTTCTGCACACTGGGACAAGGGATGTTCCCCTCCTCCAAGGTCCCCACCTGGAAG GACTGGGCCCGCCCAGGTCCTTATGACCAGCCCATGGTGAATACATTAAGGAGGAAAAAGGAGAAGGAGACCACAGGTCTGGGTAGTGGCCCAGAACGGACGACCCCGGCAAGCAGGCCAGCAGATTACGGGCCAAGGGGAGGAGAGAATGGTGCCAAG cagcagcaacggCCGGTGGACTGCATCCAGACCCACGAAGACCTGGCTACGGCTCTGTCCCGCGGACTGCAGCTGAACTCTCACGCCCCCCTGTCCAGCAGGGCATCTCAGCACGGTTCCAGTGGCTACAGCACCCAGACCACAACCCCCTCCTGCTCTGAAGACACCATCCCCTCCCAGGGTACTGAACCACCCGACTGCTGCTCCCCTCCTCTTACACCAATGCACA TGTCTGACCATGACTATTTCTCAGTCGGCGGAGACCAGGAAGGGGACCAGCAAGATTTCGATAAGTCGTCCACCATCCCACGCAACAGCGACATCGGCCAGTCCTACAGACGAATGTTCCAGACCAAGCGGCCGGCCTCCACCGCCGGCGTCCCCTTAGTGACCGGGCCGGTTATCATCACCCCTGGGGTAGCCACCATTCGCCGGACACCCTCCACTAAGCCATCTGTGCGCCGTGCCACCATAGGTGGTGGTCCCATACCCATCCGGACTCCTGTCATTCCTGCGAAGATGCCTGCTGCTCCGGACGCCCGGGGACTCAGACCTTCTGGGGAGGAGGCCGAAGACGAGCTCCCCAGCCCCGATTCGCCCAGCCTGGCAGATGGAGAGCGGCTAGGCCTCCTACCCGTGGCCTCCTGGAGTGGCCAGGCCTCCACTAACCCGCCTGTGCTCCCCGGGCGAGGGTCCGAGGCCCTGCCGGGCGGGCTGGACCCCTCGGAGGCTCAGAGCGATACCATGCTCCTGGCCATCCGTCGTGGTGTGAAGCTGAAGAGGACCCTGACCAACGACCGCTCTGCGCCTCGTGTCCCTGACCCTGCTGGCCCAGCTGTGTTCTGA
- the LOC114793501 gene encoding protein MTSS 1-like isoform X7: MNVFLSLVPELAHTPSPADPVGRGDIQPQLNCAMQDVSDKYLLLEETEKLAVRKALIEERARFCSFVSMLRPVVDEEISMLGEITHLQTISDDLKSLTLDPHKLPPASEQVIHDLKGSEYTWTHRTPPSSPNTTMSRKSSVCSSMNSVNSTDSRSSGSHSHSPSPHYRYRSSTLPQQAPPRLSSISSHDSGFISQDAFQSKSPSPMPPEAAPPLSNGFEHYGLCESLSMAGLGIRGVLPSFPNPSSSSSSSCSSSSTLCSWSRPNSALLPDYPHFCTLGQGMFPSSKVPTWKDWARPGPYDQPMVNTLRRKKEKETTGLGSGPERTTPASRPADYGPRGGENGAKQQQRPVDCIQTHEDLATALSRGLQLNSHAPLSSRASQHGSSGYSTQTTTPSCSEDTIPSQGTEPPDCCSPPLTPMHMSDHDYFSVGGDQEGDQQDFDKSSTIPRNSDIGQSYRRMFQTKRPASTAGVPLVTGPVIITPGVATIRRTPSTKPSVRRATIGGGPIPIRTPVIPAKMPAAPDARGLRPSGEEAEDELPSPDSPSLADGERLGLLPVASWSGQASTNPPVLPGRGSEALPGGLDPSEAQSDTMLLAIRRGVKLKRTLTNDRSAPRVPDPAGPAVF; the protein is encoded by the exons ATGAATGTTTTCCTCTCTCTCGTACCTGAACTCGCACACACGCCGTCGCCAGCCGACCCCGTTG GACGGGGTGACATCCAGCCACAGCTGAACTGCGCCATGCAGGATGTAAGCGACAAGTACCTTCTGCTGGAGGAGACGGAGAAACTGGCCGTCAGGAAGGCCTTGATTGAGGAGAGAGCACGGTTCTGCAGTTTCGTGTCCATGCTGCGGCCTGTGGTG GACGAGGAGATCTCAATGCTGGGAGAAATCACACACCTGCAGACCATCTCCGATGACCTGAAATCGTTGACTCTGGACCCCCATAAACTCCCCCCTGCCAGTGAGCAG GTCATACATGATCTAAAAGGCTCAGAATACACCTGGACCCACCGGACGCCTCCATCCTCCCCGAACACCACCATGTCCAGAAAGTCCAGCGTGTGCAG CAGCATGAACAGCGTGAACAGTACAGACTCTCGCTCCAGCGGCTCGCACTCCCATTCGCCGTCACCGCACTACCGGTACCGCAGCTCCACCCTCCCCCagcaggccccgccccgcctcTCCAGCATCTCCTCACATGACTCAGGCTTCATCTCCCAAGACGCCTTTCAGTCCAAGTCACCGTCCCCCATGCCCCCAGAGGCGGCCCCACCG CTGTCAAATGGGTTCGAGCACTACGGCCTATGTGAATCTTTGAGCATGGCAGGCTTGGGGATCAGGGGGGTCTTGCCCTCATTCCCTAAtccttcatcctcctcatcctcatcctgcTCGTCCTCCTCCACCCTGTGCTCCTGGTCCCGCCCCAACTCTGCCCTGCTCCCCGACTACCCCCACTTCTGCACACTGGGACAAGGGATGTTCCCCTCCTCCAAGGTCCCCACCTGGAAG GACTGGGCCCGCCCAGGTCCTTATGACCAGCCCATGGTGAATACATTAAGGAGGAAAAAGGAGAAGGAGACCACAGGTCTGGGTAGTGGCCCAGAACGGACGACCCCGGCAAGCAGGCCAGCAGATTACGGGCCAAGGGGAGGAGAGAATGGTGCCAAG cagcagcaacggCCGGTGGACTGCATCCAGACCCACGAAGACCTGGCTACGGCTCTGTCCCGCGGACTGCAGCTGAACTCTCACGCCCCCCTGTCCAGCAGGGCATCTCAGCACGGTTCCAGTGGCTACAGCACCCAGACCACAACCCCCTCCTGCTCTGAAGACACCATCCCCTCCCAGGGTACTGAACCACCCGACTGCTGCTCCCCTCCTCTTACACCAATGCACA TGTCTGACCATGACTATTTCTCAGTCGGCGGAGACCAGGAAGGGGACCAGCAAGATTTCGATAAGTCGTCCACCATCCCACGCAACAGCGACATCGGCCAGTCCTACAGACGAATGTTCCAGACCAAGCGGCCGGCCTCCACCGCCGGCGTCCCCTTAGTGACCGGGCCGGTTATCATCACCCCTGGGGTAGCCACCATTCGCCGGACACCCTCCACTAAGCCATCTGTGCGCCGTGCCACCATAGGTGGTGGTCCCATACCCATCCGGACTCCTGTCATTCCTGCGAAGATGCCTGCTGCTCCGGACGCCCGGGGACTCAGACCTTCTGGGGAGGAGGCCGAAGACGAGCTCCCCAGCCCCGATTCGCCCAGCCTGGCAGATGGAGAGCGGCTAGGCCTCCTACCCGTGGCCTCCTGGAGTGGCCAGGCCTCCACTAACCCGCCTGTGCTCCCCGGGCGAGGGTCCGAGGCCCTGCCGGGCGGGCTGGACCCCTCGGAGGCTCAGAGCGATACCATGCTCCTGGCCATCCGTCGTGGTGTGAAGCTGAAGAGGACCCTGACCAACGACCGCTCTGCGCCTCGTGTCCCTGACCCTGCTGGCCCAGCTGTGTTCTGA
- the LOC114793501 gene encoding protein MTSS 1-like isoform X2 translates to METGIERECGALGGLFHAVIGDMKSSYPVWEDFISKAAKLQSQLRTTVAAVAAFLDAFQKVADLATSSRGATRDVGSALTRMCMRHRSIEAKLRQVSGAFSDCLVNPLQDQVEEWKRGAQLLDKDHAKEYKRARQEIKKKSSDTLRLQKKAKKGRGDIQPQLNCAMQDVSDKYLLLEETEKLAVRKALIEERARFCSFVSMLRPVVDEEISMLGEITHLQTISDDLKSLTLDPHKLPPASEQVIHDLKGSEYTWTHRTPPSSPNTTMSRKSSVCSMNSVNSTDSRSSGSHSHSPSPHYRYRSSTLPQQAPPRLSSISSHDSGFISQDAFQSKSPSPMPPEAAPPLSNGFEHYGLCESLSMAGLGIRGVLPSFPNPSSSSSSSCSSSSTLCSWSRPNSALLPDYPHFCTLGQGMFPSSKVPTWKDWARPGPYDQPMVNTLRRKKEKETTGLGSGPERTTPASRPADYGPRGGENGAKQQQRPVDCIQTHEDLATALSRGLQLNSHAPLSSRASQHGSSGYSTQTTTPSCSEDTIPSQGTEPPDCCSPPLTPMHMSDHDYFSVGGDQEGDQQDFDKSSTIPRNSDIGQSYRRMFQTKRPASTAGVPLVTGPVIITPGVATIRRTPSTKPSVRRATIGGGPIPIRTPVIPAKMPAAPDARGLRPSGEEAEDELPSPDSPSLADGERLGLLPVASWSGQASTNPPVLPGRGSEALPGGLDPSEAQSDTMLLAIRRGVKLKRTLTNDRSAPRVPDPAGPAVF, encoded by the exons AGCAGTTATCCGGTCTGGGAGGACTTCATCAGCAAAGCGGCGAAGCTCCAGTCCCAACTCAG aaccACAGTGGCGGCAGTTGCGGCTTTCCTGGATGCCTTCCAGAAAGTGGCTGACCTGGCGACGAGTTCTCGAG GTGCGACGAGGGACGTCGGCTCCGCTCTGACCAGGATGTGCATGAGGCACCGCAGTATAGAGGCGAAGCTGAGGCAGGTCTCGGG GGCCTTCAGCGACTGCCTCGTCAACCCTCTGCAGGACCAAGTGGAGGAGTGGAAGAGAGGCGCGCAGCTGCTGGACAAAGACCACGCCAAAG AGTACAAGCGGGCTCGTCAAGAGATCAAGAAGAAATCTTCAGACACGCTGAGGCTGCAGAAGAAGGCCAAGAAAG GACGGGGTGACATCCAGCCACAGCTGAACTGCGCCATGCAGGATGTAAGCGACAAGTACCTTCTGCTGGAGGAGACGGAGAAACTGGCCGTCAGGAAGGCCTTGATTGAGGAGAGAGCACGGTTCTGCAGTTTCGTGTCCATGCTGCGGCCTGTGGTG GACGAGGAGATCTCAATGCTGGGAGAAATCACACACCTGCAGACCATCTCCGATGACCTGAAATCGTTGACTCTGGACCCCCATAAACTCCCCCCTGCCAGTGAGCAG GTCATACATGATCTAAAAGGCTCAGAATACACCTGGACCCACCGGACGCCTCCATCCTCCCCGAACACCACCATGTCCAGAAAGTCCAGCGTGTGCAG CATGAACAGCGTGAACAGTACAGACTCTCGCTCCAGCGGCTCGCACTCCCATTCGCCGTCACCGCACTACCGGTACCGCAGCTCCACCCTCCCCCagcaggccccgccccgcctcTCCAGCATCTCCTCACATGACTCAGGCTTCATCTCCCAAGACGCCTTTCAGTCCAAGTCACCGTCCCCCATGCCCCCAGAGGCGGCCCCACCG CTGTCAAATGGGTTCGAGCACTACGGCCTATGTGAATCTTTGAGCATGGCAGGCTTGGGGATCAGGGGGGTCTTGCCCTCATTCCCTAAtccttcatcctcctcatcctcatcctgcTCGTCCTCCTCCACCCTGTGCTCCTGGTCCCGCCCCAACTCTGCCCTGCTCCCCGACTACCCCCACTTCTGCACACTGGGACAAGGGATGTTCCCCTCCTCCAAGGTCCCCACCTGGAAG GACTGGGCCCGCCCAGGTCCTTATGACCAGCCCATGGTGAATACATTAAGGAGGAAAAAGGAGAAGGAGACCACAGGTCTGGGTAGTGGCCCAGAACGGACGACCCCGGCAAGCAGGCCAGCAGATTACGGGCCAAGGGGAGGAGAGAATGGTGCCAAG cagcagcaacggCCGGTGGACTGCATCCAGACCCACGAAGACCTGGCTACGGCTCTGTCCCGCGGACTGCAGCTGAACTCTCACGCCCCCCTGTCCAGCAGGGCATCTCAGCACGGTTCCAGTGGCTACAGCACCCAGACCACAACCCCCTCCTGCTCTGAAGACACCATCCCCTCCCAGGGTACTGAACCACCCGACTGCTGCTCCCCTCCTCTTACACCAATGCACA TGTCTGACCATGACTATTTCTCAGTCGGCGGAGACCAGGAAGGGGACCAGCAAGATTTCGATAAGTCGTCCACCATCCCACGCAACAGCGACATCGGCCAGTCCTACAGACGAATGTTCCAGACCAAGCGGCCGGCCTCCACCGCCGGCGTCCCCTTAGTGACCGGGCCGGTTATCATCACCCCTGGGGTAGCCACCATTCGCCGGACACCCTCCACTAAGCCATCTGTGCGCCGTGCCACCATAGGTGGTGGTCCCATACCCATCCGGACTCCTGTCATTCCTGCGAAGATGCCTGCTGCTCCGGACGCCCGGGGACTCAGACCTTCTGGGGAGGAGGCCGAAGACGAGCTCCCCAGCCCCGATTCGCCCAGCCTGGCAGATGGAGAGCGGCTAGGCCTCCTACCCGTGGCCTCCTGGAGTGGCCAGGCCTCCACTAACCCGCCTGTGCTCCCCGGGCGAGGGTCCGAGGCCCTGCCGGGCGGGCTGGACCCCTCGGAGGCTCAGAGCGATACCATGCTCCTGGCCATCCGTCGTGGTGTGAAGCTGAAGAGGACCCTGACCAACGACCGCTCTGCGCCTCGTGTCCCTGACCCTGCTGGCCCAGCTGTGTTCTGA
- the LOC114793501 gene encoding protein MTSS 1-like isoform X3 has product METGIERECGALGGLFHAVIGDMKSSYPVWEDFISKAAKLQSQLRTTVAAVAAFLDAFQKVADLATSSRGATRDVGSALTRMCMRHRSIEAKLRQVSGAFSDCLVNPLQDQVEEWKRGAQLLDKDHAKEYKRARQEIKKKSSDTLRLQKKAKKGRGDIQPQLNCAMQDVSDKYLLLEETEKLAVRKALIEERARFCSFVSMLRPVVDEEISMLGEITHLQTISDDLKSLTLDPHKLPPASEQVIHDLKGSEYTWTHRTPPSSPNTTMSRKSSVCSSMNSVNSTDSRSSGSHSHSPSPHYRYRSSTLPQQAPPRLSSISSHDSGFISQDAFQSKSPSPMPPEAAPPLSNGFEHYGLCESLSMAGLGIRGVLPSFPNPSSSSSSSCSSSSTLCSWSRPNSALLPDYPHFCTLGQGMFPSSKVPTWKDWARPGPYDQPMVNTLRRKKEKETTGLGSGPERTTPASRPADYGPRGGENGAKQQQRPVDCIQTHEDLATALSRGLQLNSHAPLSSRASQHGSSGYSTQTTTPSCSEDTIPSQVSDHDYFSVGGDQEGDQQDFDKSSTIPRNSDIGQSYRRMFQTKRPASTAGVPLVTGPVIITPGVATIRRTPSTKPSVRRATIGGGPIPIRTPVIPAKMPAAPDARGLRPSGEEAEDELPSPDSPSLADGERLGLLPVASWSGQASTNPPVLPGRGSEALPGGLDPSEAQSDTMLLAIRRGVKLKRTLTNDRSAPRVPDPAGPAVF; this is encoded by the exons AGCAGTTATCCGGTCTGGGAGGACTTCATCAGCAAAGCGGCGAAGCTCCAGTCCCAACTCAG aaccACAGTGGCGGCAGTTGCGGCTTTCCTGGATGCCTTCCAGAAAGTGGCTGACCTGGCGACGAGTTCTCGAG GTGCGACGAGGGACGTCGGCTCCGCTCTGACCAGGATGTGCATGAGGCACCGCAGTATAGAGGCGAAGCTGAGGCAGGTCTCGGG GGCCTTCAGCGACTGCCTCGTCAACCCTCTGCAGGACCAAGTGGAGGAGTGGAAGAGAGGCGCGCAGCTGCTGGACAAAGACCACGCCAAAG AGTACAAGCGGGCTCGTCAAGAGATCAAGAAGAAATCTTCAGACACGCTGAGGCTGCAGAAGAAGGCCAAGAAAG GACGGGGTGACATCCAGCCACAGCTGAACTGCGCCATGCAGGATGTAAGCGACAAGTACCTTCTGCTGGAGGAGACGGAGAAACTGGCCGTCAGGAAGGCCTTGATTGAGGAGAGAGCACGGTTCTGCAGTTTCGTGTCCATGCTGCGGCCTGTGGTG GACGAGGAGATCTCAATGCTGGGAGAAATCACACACCTGCAGACCATCTCCGATGACCTGAAATCGTTGACTCTGGACCCCCATAAACTCCCCCCTGCCAGTGAGCAG GTCATACATGATCTAAAAGGCTCAGAATACACCTGGACCCACCGGACGCCTCCATCCTCCCCGAACACCACCATGTCCAGAAAGTCCAGCGTGTGCAG CAGCATGAACAGCGTGAACAGTACAGACTCTCGCTCCAGCGGCTCGCACTCCCATTCGCCGTCACCGCACTACCGGTACCGCAGCTCCACCCTCCCCCagcaggccccgccccgcctcTCCAGCATCTCCTCACATGACTCAGGCTTCATCTCCCAAGACGCCTTTCAGTCCAAGTCACCGTCCCCCATGCCCCCAGAGGCGGCCCCACCG CTGTCAAATGGGTTCGAGCACTACGGCCTATGTGAATCTTTGAGCATGGCAGGCTTGGGGATCAGGGGGGTCTTGCCCTCATTCCCTAAtccttcatcctcctcatcctcatcctgcTCGTCCTCCTCCACCCTGTGCTCCTGGTCCCGCCCCAACTCTGCCCTGCTCCCCGACTACCCCCACTTCTGCACACTGGGACAAGGGATGTTCCCCTCCTCCAAGGTCCCCACCTGGAAG GACTGGGCCCGCCCAGGTCCTTATGACCAGCCCATGGTGAATACATTAAGGAGGAAAAAGGAGAAGGAGACCACAGGTCTGGGTAGTGGCCCAGAACGGACGACCCCGGCAAGCAGGCCAGCAGATTACGGGCCAAGGGGAGGAGAGAATGGTGCCAAG cagcagcaacggCCGGTGGACTGCATCCAGACCCACGAAGACCTGGCTACGGCTCTGTCCCGCGGACTGCAGCTGAACTCTCACGCCCCCCTGTCCAGCAGGGCATCTCAGCACGGTTCCAGTGGCTACAGCACCCAGACCACAACCCCCTCCTGCTCTGAAGACACCATCCCCTCCCAGG TGTCTGACCATGACTATTTCTCAGTCGGCGGAGACCAGGAAGGGGACCAGCAAGATTTCGATAAGTCGTCCACCATCCCACGCAACAGCGACATCGGCCAGTCCTACAGACGAATGTTCCAGACCAAGCGGCCGGCCTCCACCGCCGGCGTCCCCTTAGTGACCGGGCCGGTTATCATCACCCCTGGGGTAGCCACCATTCGCCGGACACCCTCCACTAAGCCATCTGTGCGCCGTGCCACCATAGGTGGTGGTCCCATACCCATCCGGACTCCTGTCATTCCTGCGAAGATGCCTGCTGCTCCGGACGCCCGGGGACTCAGACCTTCTGGGGAGGAGGCCGAAGACGAGCTCCCCAGCCCCGATTCGCCCAGCCTGGCAGATGGAGAGCGGCTAGGCCTCCTACCCGTGGCCTCCTGGAGTGGCCAGGCCTCCACTAACCCGCCTGTGCTCCCCGGGCGAGGGTCCGAGGCCCTGCCGGGCGGGCTGGACCCCTCGGAGGCTCAGAGCGATACCATGCTCCTGGCCATCCGTCGTGGTGTGAAGCTGAAGAGGACCCTGACCAACGACCGCTCTGCGCCTCGTGTCCCTGACCCTGCTGGCCCAGCTGTGTTCTGA